DNA sequence from the Chitinispirillales bacterium ANBcel5 genome:
AAGATGAAAAAAGAGGGGCAATAGATTCTGATAGTTTATGGCTGATTGATCCTCTTGATGGAACCAATAATTATGCTCACGGCATTCCTGTATATTGCGTCTCTATTGCGTATGCACAAAAAGGCGATGTTAAATGTGCTGTAGTGTATGATCCTGAACGGGAAGAGCTTTTTAGTGCTGTAAAGGGCGGTGGTGCCTTTTTAAACGATAAAAGAATCGGCGTCTCCAAGCGCTCTACCCTTCAGGAGTCGATAATCACTGCCGGGTTCTACTATGAACGCGGAGAGTTGATGGAGCGAACTCTTGAAGCTATTGGAAAACTTTTCAGATTGGATGTAAGGGGTTTTAGGAGAACCGGAAGTGCTGCAATTGATCTTTGTTGGGTCTCTTGTGGGCGTTTTGATGGATATTTTGAGTATATGCTCTCTCCATGGGATTTTGCAGCAGGATCGTTGATTGTAAGTGAGGCTGGAGGAATCATTCAGGATAGGAATGCAAATCCATTTTCACTCCTTCAGACCGGCGCGATTGCGAGCAACGGATTCATTCATGAGCAGCTTATTAAAACAGTGGCATTTGATTCTGATAAGAGGTTCAATTAAATAAAAGATGCATTATATCGTAGCAATTTATTATATATAATGGTTTAATTACCTGTTCTAAAAAGATATTCTCAGGATATTTATAAGATGATAGGAAGAAATGATTTGTGTTATTGTGGCAGTGGTAAGAAGTACAAGAAATGTCACATGCTAAAAGATGAAAAAAAGCCTAAGAACCCGCCTGAGCGCCTGAATGTGAGAAACGATCTTGTTAAAACCAACGATCAAGTAGAAGGGATGCGCAATTCAGGGGCATTCAATGGCCAGTTAATGGATTATATTAGACAATTTGTAAGGTCTGGCATAAGCACAGAAGAGATCGATTCCCTGGTGCATAAGTATACCATAGAACATGGTCATACCCCAGCCTGTCTTGGCTACAGAGGCTTTCCAAAATCGCTTTGTACTTCTATAAATAACGTTGTTTGCCACGGTATACCATCACCGGATGAAGTATTAAAGGATGGTGATATAGTAAATATCGACCTTACGTCTATTGTAAACGGGTATTTTGGTGACAGTTCAGAAACCTTTATGATAGGAGATGTTTCATCTAAAGCTCGTCATCTGGTTGATGTAACTGCAAATGCTCTCATACGGGGTATCGATGCGGTAAAGCCGGGTGTGCCGTTAATTGCGATCGCTGAAGCAATTGAGCCATTTGTTAAATCCCAGGGGTGTTCGGTGGTCAAAACGTACACTGGCCACGGAATAGGGCAAAAGTTTCATGAAGCTTTTACTGTGTATCATCATGTGGAAAAAGACTGTGAACCCATAGTGCTTAAACCAGGTATGACATTTACCATTGAACCTATGATAAATCTGGGTGGATATGAGGTGATAACAGACCGCAAAGATA
Encoded proteins:
- a CDS encoding inositol monophosphatase family protein codes for the protein MTKDYLRELQSAKEAAKQAGSLIKSMKGSAGVSEKAMNNLVTEADLSSEKLIGEMLLDRFPDSILYGEEDEKRGAIDSDSLWLIDPLDGTNNYAHGIPVYCVSIAYAQKGDVKCAVVYDPEREELFSAVKGGGAFLNDKRIGVSKRSTLQESIITAGFYYERGELMERTLEAIGKLFRLDVRGFRRTGSAAIDLCWVSCGRFDGYFEYMLSPWDFAAGSLIVSEAGGIIQDRNANPFSLLQTGAIASNGFIHEQLIKTVAFDSDKRFN
- a CDS encoding methionyl aminopeptidase, coding for MIGRNDLCYCGSGKKYKKCHMLKDEKKPKNPPERLNVRNDLVKTNDQVEGMRNSGAFNGQLMDYIRQFVRSGISTEEIDSLVHKYTIEHGHTPACLGYRGFPKSLCTSINNVVCHGIPSPDEVLKDGDIVNIDLTSIVNGYFGDSSETFMIGDVSSKARHLVDVTANALIRGIDAVKPGVPLIAIAEAIEPFVKSQGCSVVKTYTGHGIGQKFHEAFTVYHHVEKDCEPIVLKPGMTFTIEPMINLGGYEVITDRKDKWTVRTKDGSLSAQFEHTILVTDDGAEVLTLTPSQKKAGVRLHAAGVDYK